Proteins found in one Anaerotignum faecicola genomic segment:
- a CDS encoding MFS transporter has product VGDSSSEEERSKNMSQLGASMSVGVMMGPLLGGILAGYSLALPFFTGAGISFIAFLLILTLLPESIERSGQTEKRKPFDFSDLKSIIFGSAGMVLILIFVVHFCQTGLQGITGLYVVDKFGFSTKQVG; this is encoded by the coding sequence TGTTGGAGATTCCAGCTCGGAGGAAGAAAGAAGCAAGAATATGAGTCAACTTGGAGCTTCAATGAGCGTTGGCGTAATGATGGGACCATTATTGGGAGGCATTCTTGCAGGCTATTCGCTTGCGCTCCCATTTTTTACAGGAGCCGGCATTTCATTTATTGCCTTTCTGCTAATTCTAACACTTTTGCCAGAGTCAATTGAGCGTTCAGGACAGACGGAAAAAAGAAAACCCTTTGATTTTTCAGACCTGAAAAGTATAATTTTTGGCTCAGCAGGAATGGTTTTGATACTTATTTTCGTCGTGCATTTCTGTCAAACAGGCTTGCAAGGAATTACGGGGCTGTATGTCGTAGATAAGTTTGGATTTTCCACTAAGCAAGTTGGT